The Pseudomonas hefeiensis genomic sequence TGTTGATTTCGGACAGCAGCTTGACGCCCTTCTCCAGCCCGGCGAGCACCGAGCACAGGGCAATCAGGGTGATGCCGATGATCAGCACGACTTTGCTCACGCTGGTCGACTGAATGCCAAACAGGTGTTCAATCCCCGCAGCGGCCTGCTCGGCACCGATGCCCAGCGAAGTCGCGAGCCCGAACAGCGTGGCGAATACCGCCAGGATGTCGATGATGTGGCCAGGCCATCCCCAGACGCGCTCACCCAGCAGCGGGTAAAAGATCGAGCGTATCGAAAGCGGCAAGCCTTTGTTGAAGGAAAACAGGGCCAGGGACAACGCGACGATGGCGTAGATGGCCCAAGGGTGCAGACCCCAGTGGAAAATGGTCGCGGCCATGGCCAGGTCTGCGGAGGCTTTCACATCGCCCGCCGCACCGCCCAGAGGCGCCCAGTCGGTACGTGCGCCGCTGGCGTCGAGCGTGACACCGCCCATAGCGGCAGAGTAATGGGACATGGGTTCTGCCACGCCGTAGAACATCAGGCCGATGCCCATCCCGGCGGCAAACAACATGGAGAACCAGCCCACATAGGTGTGGTCCGGCGTGGCATCGCGGCCGCCCAATCGAACCTTGCCCAAGGGCGAGACGATCAGCGCCAGACACAGTACGACGAAGATATTGGCCACGCTCATGAAGAACCAGGCCAGATGCTTGGTCAACCAACTGCGCATGGCGCTGAAAAGCGGTTCGACTTCATTCTGCAGTGCAAGCGTCACGATGACGAACAGCAGAATAGTCGCCGCGGAGATGATGAAAACTTTGCCGTGGATATCCAGAGAGAAAGAAAACTGACCTCGGATATTGTCTTGCCCGATCACGTAGTCGGTGTCGATGAGATTGGCTTTGCCGCTGGGGGCTGGTATCCCCTCTGTGCCGGTTGACTGGGGTTGTCCTGATAGATCGTCTACAGGGTTTTTTCCCACGAGAACCTCCTTTTATTATCCGCACGCTTGGGCGCGCAATGGTCTGATAAGCCC encodes the following:
- a CDS encoding BCCT family transporter, whose protein sequence is MGKNPVDDLSGQPQSTGTEGIPAPSGKANLIDTDYVIGQDNIRGQFSFSLDIHGKVFIISAATILLFVIVTLALQNEVEPLFSAMRSWLTKHLAWFFMSVANIFVVLCLALIVSPLGKVRLGGRDATPDHTYVGWFSMLFAAGMGIGLMFYGVAEPMSHYSAAMGGVTLDASGARTDWAPLGGAAGDVKASADLAMAATIFHWGLHPWAIYAIVALSLALFSFNKGLPLSIRSIFYPLLGERVWGWPGHIIDILAVFATLFGLATSLGIGAEQAAAGIEHLFGIQSTSVSKVVLIIGITLIALCSVLAGLEKGVKLLSEINMGLALLLLLFIIVVGPTVAILTGFFKNLVTYAEYLPALSNPFGRTDTEFTQGWTAFYWAWWISWSPFVGMFIARVSRGRTVREFLISVLLVPSLVSVLWMTTFGGTAIDQATLQGLSGVKDAVLELKLFAMLEGLPLKEITSLLGIVLVIVFFITSSDSGSLVIDTITAGGKVDAPVPQRVFWAIIEGVIAIALLLGGGLIALQAMAVSTGLPFAIVLLLGCISLVKGLMSEPRA